Within Planktothrix serta PCC 8927, the genomic segment TGGGCTGTATATAAACCCCGCTTTACCACTGTAGCTACATTGAGCCCAGCCGCAGACCAATCAGAGAGCAAAAACTCCCCATCCAGTAAAGATGCAGTTCTGCTCGTTAGGGGTACGATCAAAATATCTTGAGAGGGGTGTGGCGTACTCACCACAACCGCAGGTCTGACCTTTGAACTTGACAAGTCTGAAAACGGATAGTGAACCAAAATGATCTCATTTTTTGAGTAATTCGGCATAAATATCATCCTCAGCGTTGTCCCAAACTGCATTTAATGAAACCTGACTGGTTTGCCGCCAAAACTCAGCTTCATCATTAGCAATCAAAGTCACCAATACCTGTGTTCCTTCTACTAACTCTGCTGAATCAAGCAATTCAATTTTTCCTTGTCTAACAGTACCCCAAAATGTTCTCAGCATATTTACAACTCAACAACTTGTTGTTAATTAATTATAGATTTTGACATCCGCCCCGCCGTAAAACGGGCGGGGATTCCATCTATTTCAACAAATCAAAGATTGACAATTGTTGAAATGCTGGACGGGTTGACGCTTCGCCGAGACGATGCTCTCTTTGCAGAAAGTCTTACCTTCTCTCCACGTCCGTTTAGAGTCTCCGAAAGCCCTCCGGCGACTAAAATATTTACTGCGGCGTTAATATCTCGATCATGAGAAATGCCGCAATTAAGACAAATCCACTCTCTAACATTTAACTCTTTTTTGCCACCTTTAAAACCACAACAAGAGCAAGTTTGAGAAGTAGGAGTCCATCTATCAATTACTCGAAAATCACGTCCATACATGACTGACTTAGCCTCTAGCATAGTTCTGAAATACTGCCAACCTAAATCAGAAATAGCGCGAGACAACTTTCGGTTCTTAACCATCCCTGAAACATTTAAGTCTTCCAAGACTATTGTTTGATTTTCACTAATAATCTTAGTTGACAACTTATGCAAAAAATCGTTTCGGGTATCAGAAATTTTAGCGTGAAGTTTGGCTAGTTTCTTTCTAGCAACTTCCCTTCTTCTGCTACCCTTCTGTTTTCTTGACAAATTTTGCTGTAATCTCCTCAAACGCTTTAATTGTTTCTTTAAAGGTTTAGGTGATTTAATTTTTTCACCGTTACTTAATGTAGCAAAATCAGTGATTCCTAAGTCAATTCCAACACTTCTTCCATTCTTTGCTAATTGTTGAGGATTAAACTCAACTACAAAGCTAACAAAGTATCGATCAGCACTATCTTTAATCAAGGTAAGACCCGAAGGTGTTGCGGGTAAATCTCTACTCCAGACTACTTTAATATCACCAATTTTAGCGATGTAAATGTAATCTGAATTGGGATAGAGTTTGAACCCGTTATCTGTAAACTTAGCAGACTGTTTAGACTTACGCTTCTTAAATTTAGGTGGCTTAACTTTCTTACCTTTTCTTTGCCCTTTACAGGATTTAAAAAAGTTTGAATAAGCCTGCTCTAAATCTCTCAAAGACTGCTGCAATGGAACCGAGGAAACTTCTGTTAACCATTCTTTTTCCTCGGTTTTCTTGAGTTCTGTAAGTCTTTTAGAAAGTTCATTGCTGGAAGGTTTTTTATTGCCAGCACGATATTGCTCTTGACAATAGGCTAAGGCATCGTTAAAAACCACCCGACAACAACCAAACAATCGGGATATTAGCCCCTTTTGTTGGTCTGTTGGGTAGATTCTATACCGATACCTTAACTTCATTCTTTGCTCTTAAAATCTTCTTCTTCAGTATACAATACAATTGAATAAAAAGCCTAAGTAGAACTTAGGGGTTTTAAACCCATTTTTTCGATAATAGGGGTTTATTTCCTTATTTGAAATATTTTTTCGGCTGTTGAATTGAGTTCTAAGAAAGTAAGCGATCGCATCCCCACCCTACAATTGTTCACCGATGCTCCAGGCTGTGGTTATGAGGATTGGGGACGAGAGATGGTTTACCCGAAAAAAGAGGACTTTCGGGGTCTTTAGATTCGGTTTCACAGGATAAAGCCTTCGGTTATCCGTACTTGACAAATATTATTTCATGTTTATCTATCGGTGCGGGTGCTGCGATGGAGTATCCTAGGATTTAACCGTCGGGTAATTAAAAGGCGATCGCACTTCAACCCGCGTCGGCGGGTTTTGTTTGTGTAGACGCGGTTTCAACCGCCTTTGTTTAAATAAAGCTTTCAGGCTCTTTAGATNGCTATAATTTAGGAAATTATTCCCAATCTTGGCTAGTATCGCAAATAAAACTATCTGCGATCACTTCCTCAAACTTGTATGGACATTTGGCTGGAAACGTTCTCAATGGCAAGTTTGTATCTCGGAGTGCCAGATCAACTCCTGCCTCAAAGCCATCTTCTAAAGCATCAAGGATGCGAGACTTTAAGCTAGGATTGCGGTGAAAATGACGCTTAAGTGCGCGCCTTTGTTCCCTAATGGTCAGAAACCAACTGCGAGAACGGTTTTCTGGCTGATATTCCCATTTGAGGAGATGACCTAACAAGACACTAAGACGGCTGACCAATTCTCGATACTCCTGTCTCCCCAAAGCTTGTATTTCCTCCTGTAGATTTTGCCAGTCCAATTCTGATATTTGTTTTTGTGCTAATACTTTTACTTGCCACTGTGTCCAGCCATAAAAATCTTGTTCATATTGTGAAACTGTTTCAGAATTCATAACATTGATAGTTAACGATAAGGACAAAAGCGTTTATTAGTGGGTTCTGTTGATTCTATTCGACTCCCTGATACAATAAAATCCGAAAGCTTTCAACTTCAAGCGACCCTCCGTCAACAACCCACCACTGACTTGAGTACAAGTACAGTGGGGGCTTGAAATACAGCCCTAGTTGACCAGCCTAAGTCTTAACTGACTCCGTTATTTAGGTGACGACACCGGAGGATGCGTAGCTAGTCTTCCGCTCTGTCGCTGAGTATTAAACAACCATTTGGGAGGCAGTGTACTCAGCCTAACAAGCCTTGATAACATTGGCGAAGCTAACATTACCCTAGAAATAGGAGGGGGAGAAATCCCCAAACCCAATTAAACGCCCTACCGAGGCGGGTCTAAGCAGAACAATATCGGTAGCCTCAATCCTGTAATGTCAGCAGGTATGCCGGGGAGTTTCGCCACTTCTGAGGCACAACGGTTTCCTCCAAACCCTAAGAATTCACTATGTTGCATAGACCCCGCCCTCCCTTTCCTCTCACCGCCAAGCTGAGTACAGCTATGGCGGGAGTCTCCAGGGAGGAAGAAAGATGAAACTCGACTTCTTCAATCTCTGTCAACAACACAACATCACCCCACGCGGCATTATCTTAATTGGTGCTTATGATGGTAAAACTGTCAAGCGCCTCAACCTCCCCAATACCGTTAAAACTTTACTCATCGATGCCAACCAAGGCGCCGTTAAACGACTGCAAGAGAATTTCGCTGATAGTCCCCATATTCAAGTCGTTCAGGCGGCTATTGCTAACCATAACGATACCGTTACCCTGCACCTAACTTCTCTGGAGTCTAGCAGTTCTATTTTGCCCTGGAAACAGTACAGCGAAATTTACCCTAATATTAAAGAAATTCAACAACTCACCCTTTCCTCGCGCACTCTGGATACTCTCCTGGAAGAATTGAACCTCTCTCCTAGTGATTTTAATATTCTGATTCTCGATATCCAAGGTGCTGAACTTTTGGCTTTGGAAGGAGCTACCCAACTTCTCAACAC encodes:
- a CDS encoding type II toxin-antitoxin system PemK/MazF family toxin gives rise to the protein MPNYSKNEIILVHYPFSDLSSSKVRPAVVVSTPHPSQDILIVPLTSRTASLLDGEFLLSDWSAAGLNVATVVKRGLYTAHESLIIKAIGKLSDADGERLEQSLRAWLGLI
- a CDS encoding RNA-guided endonuclease InsQ/TnpB family protein, whose amino-acid sequence is MKLRYRYRIYPTDQQKGLISRLFGCCRVVFNDALAYCQEQYRAGNKKPSSNELSKRLTELKKTEEKEWLTEVSSVPLQQSLRDLEQAYSNFFKSCKGQRKGKKVKPPKFKKRKSKQSAKFTDNGFKLYPNSDYIYIAKIGDIKVVWSRDLPATPSGLTLIKDSADRYFVSFVVEFNPQQLAKNGRSVGIDLGITDFATLSNGEKIKSPKPLKKQLKRLRRLQQNLSRKQKGSRRREVARKKLAKLHAKISDTRNDFLHKLSTKIISENQTIVLEDLNVSGMVKNRKLSRAISDLGWQYFRTMLEAKSVMYGRDFRVIDRWTPTSQTCSCCGFKGGKKELNVREWICLNCGISHDRDINAAVNILVAGGLSETLNGRGEKVRLSAKRASSRRSVNPSSISTIVNL
- a CDS encoding DUF29 domain-containing protein, encoding MNSETVSQYEQDFYGWTQWQVKVLAQKQISELDWQNLQEEIQALGRQEYRELVSRLSVLLGHLLKWEYQPENRSRSWFLTIREQRRALKRHFHRNPSLKSRILDALEDGFEAGVDLALRDTNLPLRTFPAKCPYKFEEVIADSFICDTSQDWE